The window TTGTGGAAGGAACTCACCGTGCCGACCAACTCTCTACTTATACATAGCTATGAAATCAGAAATGATTTTGGCAATTTGCATCAAATCGACACCTTATTCCTATGTCCCCACTTTATGTTTATCCTCGAAATTAAGAATGTTTCCGGTAAGATTTGGTATGAAAAAGACAAGCATCAGTTCTTGCGAATGAACCGAATTGGGGAGATTGAAAGCTTTCAAAGCCCCTTCGATCAGGTTCAGCGTCATGCAGATATGATTGAAAGAATCGTTGAACGGTTAGGATTAACGCTGCCGATTCATAAAGCAGTTGTGATTGCTGAATCCTCCACAATTATTGGCGATGTGCCCAAGGAATTTCCCATTTTCCATGCGATTGGTTTGCCTATAGAGTTAAAAAAGTTATTATTAAAGTACAGCCTCTCTGAGCTCTCACCTGTACATTATGAGATGCTAATCAACAACTTGAGGACCCTGCATAAACCCAGTATCTATGTGCCTCGATTCGAGATTCCGCCACTGCATAAGGGGGCGATTTGTAGGTGTGGGAGAAGGATGGCATATAACTTTGGAAAGTTTGTTTGTACTTGTGGAATGACTTCTAAAGAACCTCTTTATCAAGGCTTGCATGATTATCGAGTTTTGTCTAGTGAGTGGATTACAAATCGAGCGTTTAGAGATTTCTTTTTTATTGAAAGTGAACATTCTGTTAGTAAATTGCTTAAAAGAATGAATTTTGACTCTAAAGGGTCTACTAGGAACAGAAATTACTTGATT is drawn from Lysinibacillus sp. SGAir0095 and contains these coding sequences:
- a CDS encoding nuclease-related domain-containing protein is translated as MLIIDRNLSSKIIVLDALKRRIDVNHPRYEYVTSLLRRAEIGYRGELKVDRLWKELTVPTNSLLIHSYEIRNDFGNLHQIDTLFLCPHFMFILEIKNVSGKIWYEKDKHQFLRMNRIGEIESFQSPFDQVQRHADMIERIVERLGLTLPIHKAVVIAESSTIIGDVPKEFPIFHAIGLPIELKKLLLKYSLSELSPVHYEMLINNLRTLHKPSIYVPRFEIPPLHKGAICRCGRRMAYNFGKFVCTCGMTSKEPLYQGLHDYRVLSSEWITNRAFRDFFFIESEHSVSKLLKRMNFDSKGSTRNRNYLIPEDIWRKRL